The following proteins come from a genomic window of Kitasatospora sp. NBC_01246:
- a CDS encoding fasciclin domain-containing protein — MTTILRRKPVTALLVGGVLAATLTACGGDDSSTAAGPAPTAAAATTGAAHPVPVPDSPAAQSTAGASTAGQAMTGQPFGAACTAVPKDGAGSFTGMAADPVATAASNNPLLSTLVTAVKKAGLVDTLNSAKNITVFAPTNDAFAKLPKADLDAVLADKDKLTKILTYHVVPQRLAPTALTGAHKTLEADEVTVTGATPEFAVNGSAKVLCGNVQTANATVYIVDTVLMPAS; from the coding sequence ATGACCACCATCCTGCGCCGCAAGCCCGTCACCGCCCTGCTCGTCGGCGGCGTCCTCGCCGCCACGCTCACCGCCTGCGGGGGCGACGACAGCTCCACGGCGGCCGGCCCGGCGCCGACCGCGGCGGCCGCGACCACCGGGGCCGCGCACCCGGTACCCGTGCCGGACTCCCCGGCCGCCCAGAGCACGGCCGGGGCGAGCACGGCCGGACAGGCGATGACCGGGCAGCCGTTCGGCGCCGCCTGCACCGCCGTCCCCAAGGACGGCGCCGGCTCCTTCACGGGCATGGCCGCCGACCCGGTCGCCACCGCCGCCTCCAACAACCCGCTGCTCTCCACCCTCGTCACCGCGGTCAAGAAGGCCGGTCTCGTCGACACCCTCAACTCCGCGAAGAACATCACCGTCTTCGCCCCCACCAACGACGCCTTCGCCAAGCTGCCCAAGGCCGACCTCGACGCCGTCCTCGCCGACAAGGACAAGCTCACCAAGATCCTCACCTACCACGTCGTCCCGCAGCGGCTGGCCCCGACGGCCCTGACCGGTGCGCACAAGACCCTGGAGGCCGACGAGGTCACCGTCACGGGTGCCACGCCCGAGTTCGCCGTCAACGGGTCCGCCAAGGTCCTCTGCGGGAACGTGCAGACCGCCAACGCCACCGTCTACATCGTCGACACCGTGCTGATGCCCGCCTCCTGA